The Gemmatimonadota bacterium genome window below encodes:
- a CDS encoding type II toxin-antitoxin system HicA family toxin, with translation MSTWGSAKAKRVFAALLRLGWSVKRRAGSHATLARDGWPDFVWAFHDWDEIGPRMLSRIARHTGLRPEDL, from the coding sequence GTGAGCACGTGGGGTTCCGCTAAGGCCAAGCGGGTCTTCGCGGCCCTCCTGCGTCTCGGCTGGTCGGTGAAGCGGCGGGCCGGTAGCCATGCCACTCTTGCCCGCGACGGATGGCCCGACTTCGTTTGGGCCTTTCATGACTGGGATGAGATCGGCCCACGCATGCTCTCCCGAATCGCGCGCCACACGGGACTTCGCCCTGAAGACCTTTAG
- a CDS encoding type II toxin-antitoxin system VapC family toxin: MEVTTDTSVIMAVVLNEPSKARLLEITEGVELVSAPTLPWEVGNSLSALFKRGRIQLEQAKAALESFRAIPVRLGEVDVERSVEMAWAQDIYAYDAYILECARTYRTPLLSLDGRQRQVAQKLGITVMEV; encoded by the coding sequence GTGGAAGTCACAACGGACACCTCCGTGATCATGGCGGTCGTGTTGAACGAGCCGTCCAAGGCTCGGCTCCTCGAGATCACTGAGGGCGTGGAGCTCGTGTCCGCGCCGACCCTTCCTTGGGAGGTCGGCAACAGCCTGTCCGCTCTGTTCAAGCGCGGGCGCATCCAGCTGGAACAGGCGAAGGCGGCCCTCGAGTCTTTCCGCGCCATCCCAGTGCGGCTGGGAGAGGTCGACGTGGAGCGTTCCGTGGAGATGGCGTGGGCGCAAGACATCTATGCGTACGACGCCTATATCCTGGAGTGCGCCAGGACGTACCGCACACCTCTGCTTTCCCTCGATGGTCGGCAACGACAGGTCGCCCAGAAGCTGGGTATCACGGTAATGGAGGTTTGA
- a CDS encoding type II toxin-antitoxin system RelE/ParE family toxin has product MKVRFRLEAASDVVSAREWYDQRRPGLGPEFFRSLEDTVDVIAERPDAFPEIAVGHRGAILRRFPYVPYYRIDQNGIEVLACLHSSRAPEIWHSRGEA; this is encoded by the coding sequence GTGAAGGTCCGCTTCCGATTGGAGGCGGCTTCCGATGTGGTTTCAGCCCGGGAGTGGTACGACCAACGGCGACCCGGACTCGGTCCCGAGTTCTTCCGGTCTCTCGAAGATACGGTGGATGTGATTGCCGAGCGTCCGGACGCCTTTCCCGAGATTGCGGTAGGACACCGAGGGGCGATCCTTAGGCGCTTCCCTTACGTCCCTTACTACCGCATCGATCAAAACGGAATCGAAGTGCTTGCGTGCCTCCACAGTTCGCGCGCACCCGAAATCTGGCATTCCCGCGGTGAGGCATAA
- a CDS encoding autorepressor SdpR family transcription factor — MNTVFKALSDPTRRRVLELLRNRPMTAGELADEFDLARATMSAHFSVLRESNLIYAEKRGTTITYRLRMSVLEEALLGFAGAFGLQLAPARRVARGRVVEREA, encoded by the coding sequence ATGAACACCGTATTCAAGGCACTCTCCGATCCGACCCGCCGTCGAGTGTTGGAACTCCTCAGGAACCGACCGATGACTGCCGGTGAGCTTGCGGACGAATTCGATCTGGCCCGGGCCACCATGTCGGCCCACTTCTCGGTACTCCGCGAATCGAATCTGATCTACGCGGAGAAGCGCGGAACCACAATCACGTACCGACTCCGCATGTCGGTTCTGGAGGAGGCGCTCCTCGGATTCGCGGGGGCGTTCGGTCTCCAGTTGGCGCCGGCACGACGAGTCGCCCGCGGTAGGGTCGTGGAGAGGGAAGCGTGA
- a CDS encoding AbrB/MazE/SpoVT family DNA-binding domain-containing protein, whose translation MKTKLVPIGNSRGVRIPKPLLEQAGLEDDVELRVVEGGIMVRGMGVRRAGWAEAAEKVRERGEDGPLDEAVATDFDASEWAW comes from the coding sequence ATGAAGACGAAGCTCGTGCCCATCGGAAACTCTCGGGGCGTGCGCATTCCGAAGCCTCTTCTCGAGCAGGCCGGTCTCGAGGATGACGTCGAGCTCCGGGTCGTTGAGGGCGGCATCATGGTTCGCGGAATGGGCGTTAGGCGCGCCGGATGGGCTGAGGCCGCGGAGAAGGTTCGTGAGCGGGGCGAGGACGGACCTCTCGACGAAGCAGTCGCCACCGACTTTGACGCATCTGAGTGGGCTTGGTAA
- a CDS encoding type II toxin-antitoxin system PemK/MazF family toxin: protein MGLVTEGGPRRGDVFLISLDPTAGREIKKTRPCAIVSPDELNEHLSTFLVAPMTSGGHPYPFRIPCRFEKKDGFVVLDQLRTVDRRRLVRRLGRLTPTTLSKALGVLREMFAE from the coding sequence GTGGGCTTGGTAACCGAAGGGGGCCCCCGCCGAGGAGATGTCTTTCTCATCTCTCTGGATCCAACAGCCGGTCGGGAGATCAAGAAGACTCGCCCCTGCGCGATCGTCTCACCGGACGAGCTGAACGAACACCTTTCCACCTTTCTCGTCGCACCGATGACCTCGGGCGGGCACCCGTATCCATTTCGGATCCCTTGCAGATTCGAGAAGAAGGACGGATTCGTGGTGCTCGATCAGCTCCGTACGGTCGATCGTCGACGGCTTGTCAGGAGGCTTGGGCGGCTCACCCCAACCACGCTCTCCAAGGCACTGGGTGTGCTACGAGAGATGTTCGCCGAGTAG
- a CDS encoding addiction module protein translates to MTKEALLSEILRLPPKERVQLLGDAWDAVAATREDVPVPEWHLKELEKRLAEPEPRFVSWEEVRSRLKGSR, encoded by the coding sequence ATGACAAAGGAAGCACTCCTCTCCGAGATTCTGCGTCTCCCGCCCAAGGAGCGCGTTCAACTCCTCGGGGACGCCTGGGACGCGGTCGCCGCGACTCGCGAGGACGTCCCGGTTCCGGAATGGCACCTTAAGGAGCTGGAGAAGCGTTTGGCCGAGCCGGAGCCCCGATTCGTTTCGTGGGAGGAGGTCCGGTCGCGTCTGAAAGGCTCGCGGTAG
- a CDS encoding type II toxin-antitoxin system HicB family antitoxin gives MTLQIATEQEPDGRWLAEVEVLPGVLAYGTTRVDAVTKVQALALRVLAERLERGEAVPELLSVSFQAA, from the coding sequence ATGACTCTTCAGATTGCCACTGAACAGGAACCCGACGGTCGCTGGCTCGCCGAGGTTGAGGTGTTGCCAGGCGTCCTGGCGTACGGGACGACCCGGGTCGACGCCGTCACGAAGGTCCAGGCCTTGGCCCTTCGCGTGCTTGCGGAACGACTCGAGCGTGGTGAGGCCGTCCCCGAGCTTCTCAGCGTCTCCTTCCAGGCCGCGTGA
- a CDS encoding type II toxin-antitoxin system Phd/YefM family antitoxin: MKVYTYSEARQRLASLLDEAGQRGEIRIKRRDGSEFTVRPVPPGGSPLNVAGVDTGLTRDDILAAIRESREREPRRGSS, from the coding sequence ATGAAAGTCTACACATACTCCGAGGCACGTCAGCGCCTGGCAAGCCTTCTCGACGAGGCCGGACAGAGGGGCGAGATCCGGATCAAGCGTCGCGACGGAAGCGAATTCACCGTACGCCCCGTTCCACCCGGTGGCTCGCCTCTCAATGTCGCCGGCGTCGATACCGGCCTGACCCGCGACGACATCCTCGCCGCGATCCGTGAATCCCGGGAGCGTGAGCCCAGGAGGGGATCATCCTAA